From Haloarcula hispanica ATCC 33960, the proteins below share one genomic window:
- a CDS encoding CPBP family intramembrane glutamic endopeptidase, with translation MVRSDFIMEIRRYIVNPSERRLRAPWRVTLWVFLAGFGLVLLSGVVAVVSSVVGVTPAVAVARQIALFAAGTTVAVVLGYLLDRRTLSDYGLGFDRQWWRDAAFGLALGAGLPTLVLLVELGAGFVEVSVIFATVDSGPLPLTAFGPPVAVLLLGAFFIVQATAEEVLVRGYLLTNAAEGLAGWVGKRRAVIAATALTGALFGVLHWTNPSASLLSVTNITLYGLLLGACYVLTGRLGVASGFHVAWNYTLALLGFPVSGLRMGVSLLSTDATGPTLVTGGNFGPEGGLIALPLLGVGGAALYWWVHREYGTVELLDAIATPELRIRTRSDTANQDG, from the coding sequence ATGGTCAGGTCGGATTTCATCATGGAGATACGGCGCTACATCGTCAATCCCTCCGAGCGCCGGCTGCGAGCGCCGTGGCGGGTCACACTGTGGGTGTTTCTCGCCGGATTCGGCCTCGTTCTGCTCTCAGGAGTGGTCGCAGTGGTGTCGTCCGTGGTGGGCGTGACGCCAGCGGTCGCAGTTGCGCGCCAGATTGCGCTCTTTGCGGCCGGAACCACCGTCGCTGTCGTACTCGGCTATCTGCTGGACCGACGGACGCTCTCTGACTACGGGTTAGGGTTCGACCGACAGTGGTGGCGCGACGCTGCGTTCGGCCTCGCGCTCGGGGCGGGGCTTCCCACGCTCGTCCTGCTTGTCGAGCTAGGCGCAGGGTTCGTGGAAGTCAGCGTCATCTTCGCTACCGTCGACAGCGGGCCGCTCCCACTGACCGCGTTCGGACCGCCGGTCGCTGTCCTCCTCTTGGGAGCGTTCTTCATCGTCCAGGCGACTGCAGAGGAAGTGCTCGTCCGTGGCTACCTGTTGACGAATGCGGCCGAGGGGCTCGCTGGCTGGGTCGGGAAGCGCCGCGCGGTCATCGCCGCGACGGCGCTGACCGGCGCGCTATTCGGCGTTCTCCACTGGACGAACCCCAGCGCGTCGCTGCTCAGCGTGACCAACATCACCCTCTACGGCCTCCTGCTCGGTGCGTGTTACGTCCTGACCGGGCGACTCGGGGTCGCCAGCGGCTTCCACGTCGCCTGGAACTACACGCTGGCACTGCTTGGCTTCCCCGTGAGCGGCCTCCGCATGGGTGTCTCCCTGCTCTCAACCGATGCGACCGGCCCGACGCTGGTGACCGGCGGCAACTTTGGCCCCGAAGGCGGCCTCATCGCGCTCCCGCTGCTTGGCGTCGGCGGAGCCGCGCTATACTGGTGGGTCCACCGCGAGTACGGCACGGTCGAACTGCTCGATGCTATCGCCACCCCCGAGCTCCGGATTCGGACGCGGTCCGACACCGCAAACCAAGACGGCTAA
- a CDS encoding acyltransferase, translating to MTKRHVSLPPLAEEGLRAFIDEVDERLSGDEDTCDVVTDVLVDLHGDRDAYERWQDGADISPAERVRLQGYDPCNTTLESEYYAEKDEERFKRSKHLQWLWRQFDATPMADNVEFALRFRRMLADHLFDSCGEGCRFFKGITFTYGHNIEVGDNVVVHDDVHLDDRGKLTIGDRVSISDDTHVYSHDHDAVDQTHVDNYHTIIEDDVRLTYDSMVRAGVKVGENAILAAKSIAGKDIPAHHIAAGTPAKSLTVKDGWESVAEPIEGANVDRRAERQLSVTLPDNLEQFDEFQRDLSPPDRQ from the coding sequence ATGACGAAGCGTCACGTGTCGCTGCCACCGCTCGCTGAAGAGGGGCTCAGGGCGTTCATCGACGAGGTCGACGAGCGCCTTTCCGGTGACGAGGACACCTGCGATGTTGTCACTGACGTGTTGGTCGACCTCCACGGCGACCGGGACGCCTACGAGCGCTGGCAGGACGGCGCGGATATCTCCCCGGCCGAGCGGGTCCGGCTTCAGGGGTATGACCCCTGTAACACGACCCTCGAAAGCGAGTACTACGCCGAGAAAGACGAGGAGCGGTTCAAACGCTCGAAACACCTCCAGTGGCTCTGGCGGCAGTTCGACGCGACGCCGATGGCGGACAACGTCGAGTTCGCGCTCCGGTTCCGGCGGATGCTCGCCGACCACCTCTTTGACTCCTGTGGCGAGGGCTGTCGCTTCTTCAAGGGCATCACGTTCACCTACGGCCACAACATCGAGGTTGGTGACAACGTCGTGGTCCACGACGACGTCCACCTGGACGACCGCGGGAAACTCACAATCGGCGACCGCGTCTCTATCTCCGACGATACCCACGTCTACAGCCACGACCACGACGCCGTCGACCAGACCCACGTCGACAACTACCACACCATCATCGAAGACGACGTGCGCCTGACCTACGACTCGATGGTCCGGGCCGGCGTCAAAGTCGGGGAAAACGCCATCCTCGCGGCGAAGTCCATCGCCGGCAAGGACATCCCAGCCCATCATATCGCCGCCGGCACGCCGGCGAAGTCCCTGACGGTCAAGGACGGCTGGGAGTCCGTCGCAGAGCCCATTGAAGGGGCGAACGTCGACCGCCGTGCCGAACGGCAACTGTCCGTTACCCTGCCCGATAATCTGGAGCAGTTCGACGAGTTCCAGCGGGACCTCTCGCCGCCGGACCGCCAGTAG
- a CDS encoding Nmad3 family putative nucleotide modification protein — MRSVAINVGANTNEPGFRGPLFSDGTFEYIPIPESKPTSEPVPTYGDLDLRTDVSAVADQPVHFDPEFPEAGGERYTYGDEHGVKAGPLSELSAGDYLFFYATLSMADKRSAWASPKWGAHVIGHFQLARDAVTGDEYRDLPSEEQAQFASNAHVKRDPFDARVLIRGNTDESRLYDTVVPLSAPSGGTDANELVTELSSDSGKGPWWRRPMRFDEAGTERLLELADSHPSALER, encoded by the coding sequence ATGCGAAGCGTCGCCATCAACGTCGGAGCGAACACGAACGAGCCCGGCTTTCGCGGGCCACTGTTCTCCGACGGCACCTTCGAGTATATTCCCATTCCCGAATCGAAACCGACCAGCGAGCCAGTGCCGACCTACGGCGACCTCGACCTGCGGACCGACGTTTCTGCGGTGGCCGACCAGCCGGTCCACTTCGACCCGGAGTTTCCCGAGGCCGGCGGCGAGCGCTACACGTACGGCGACGAACACGGCGTGAAGGCCGGCCCGCTCTCGGAGCTGTCGGCCGGTGACTACCTGTTCTTCTACGCGACGCTGTCGATGGCCGACAAGCGTTCGGCCTGGGCGTCGCCGAAGTGGGGTGCCCACGTCATCGGTCACTTCCAACTCGCTCGTGACGCGGTGACCGGCGACGAGTACCGGGACCTCCCGTCCGAGGAACAGGCACAGTTCGCCTCGAACGCCCATGTGAAACGCGACCCCTTCGACGCTCGCGTTCTCATTCGCGGCAACACTGACGAGTCACGACTGTACGACACGGTCGTCCCGCTGTCGGCACCGAGCGGCGGCACCGACGCGAACGAACTGGTCACCGAACTGTCGTCCGACTCGGGGAAGGGGCCGTGGTGGCGACGGCCGATGCGGTTCGACGAGGCTGGCACGGAGCGACTGCTCGAACTGGCTGATAGCCACCCCAGCGCCCTCGAACGCTGA
- a CDS encoding RAD55 family ATPase, which translates to MRLSSGVPGFDELIEGGLLPNRLYVVSGPPGSGKTTFCSQFITQGVKEGETCLYVTMHETKTELMQDMAGYEFGFDRAMQSDAIQFLNLVTESGKRTITQFGSEGGLTNRLVAYIRQNDIQRVVIDSTMLLQHFMNDVEDEITGFLSALKQTDATTLLISEMTDPSSYSDEHYLAHGVVFFHNFLENGSMTRGVQVIKMRGTAIDCDIREISFSDAGLQVHADRKVET; encoded by the coding sequence ATGCGTCTCTCTAGTGGGGTCCCCGGCTTCGACGAACTCATTGAGGGGGGGCTACTCCCGAATCGTCTTTATGTGGTCAGCGGCCCGCCGGGCAGCGGGAAGACTACTTTCTGCTCACAGTTCATTACACAGGGCGTCAAAGAGGGCGAGACGTGCCTGTACGTGACGATGCACGAGACCAAGACGGAGTTGATGCAGGACATGGCTGGCTACGAGTTCGGGTTCGACCGGGCCATGCAGTCCGACGCCATCCAGTTCCTCAACCTCGTCACCGAGAGCGGAAAGCGAACTATCACGCAGTTCGGCAGCGAGGGCGGCCTGACGAACCGCCTCGTCGCTTATATCAGACAGAACGACATCCAGCGGGTCGTCATCGACTCGACGATGCTGTTGCAGCATTTCATGAACGACGTCGAAGACGAGATCACGGGCTTTCTCTCCGCGCTGAAACAGACGGACGCGACGACGCTGCTCATCTCTGAGATGACCGACCCGTCCTCCTACAGCGACGAACACTACCTCGCACACGGCGTCGTCTTCTTCCACAACTTCCTCGAAAACGGGAGCATGACCCGCGGCGTCCAGGTTATCAAGATGCGAGGCACTGCCATCGACTGTGACATTCGGGAGATATCCTTCTCTGACGCCGGACTGCAGGTCCACGCCGACCGGAAAGTGGAGACATGA
- a CDS encoding DUF5789 family protein, producing MRMLSNATDAFQSYDYPVSAEEIIEGDGDMELELPNGTERLGDALSRSAPETFESAEDAEFAAFAGVSSKAIGRKGYSDRDPVCMGEDGPDQVSF from the coding sequence ATGCGAATGCTAAGCAACGCGACGGACGCCTTCCAATCGTATGACTACCCGGTTTCCGCCGAAGAGATCATCGAGGGCGACGGCGACATGGAGCTAGAACTGCCAAACGGCACCGAACGGCTGGGCGACGCGCTGAGCCGGTCGGCCCCGGAAACCTTCGAGAGCGCGGAAGACGCCGAGTTCGCGGCGTTCGCGGGCGTGTCGAGCAAGGCCATCGGCCGAAAGGGCTACTCCGACCGCGACCCGGTCTGCATGGGCGAAGACGGGCCGGACCAAGTCTCCTTCTAA
- a CDS encoding PHP domain-containing protein, with translation MVVADLHVHTTRSDGTLSFDEVPAAARRAGVEVVALTDHDRLQPALDSPVTDRDGVTLLHGIELRVETGTQRLDLLGYGVDPTDELRAECERIQRNRRERGARIIECVEDRLGVSLPVEPRDGLGRPHIAHGIAEVSDHTFQSAFDELIGDDCPCYVSREVPSFERGCAVLSEACGLVGLAHPFRYPDTAAALSKCASLDAVERWYPYGRTVDDSLVDDAIERYDLVPTGGSDAHGETLGDTGLDAAAWGRVETALSV, from the coding sequence ATGGTCGTCGCTGACTTGCACGTACACACGACCCGCTCCGACGGGACGCTCTCCTTCGACGAGGTCCCGGCCGCCGCGAGACGAGCGGGCGTCGAGGTCGTCGCCCTCACGGACCACGACCGACTCCAGCCTGCACTCGACAGCCCCGTTACCGACCGGGACGGCGTGACGCTGCTCCACGGCATCGAACTCCGCGTCGAAACCGGGACCCAGCGACTGGACCTGCTGGGCTACGGCGTCGACCCGACCGACGAACTCCGGGCCGAGTGTGAGCGCATCCAGCGGAACCGCCGAGAGCGCGGCGCGCGCATCATCGAGTGTGTCGAGGACCGGTTGGGCGTCTCGCTCCCCGTCGAACCGCGTGACGGCCTGGGTCGCCCCCACATCGCCCACGGGATCGCCGAGGTGTCGGATCACACCTTCCAGTCCGCATTCGACGAGCTAATTGGCGACGACTGTCCCTGTTACGTCTCCCGGGAGGTCCCGTCCTTCGAGCGCGGCTGTGCAGTCCTCTCGGAGGCGTGTGGACTGGTCGGCCTCGCCCATCCGTTCAGATACCCTGATACGGCGGCCGCGCTGTCCAAGTGTGCGTCGCTCGATGCCGTCGAACGGTGGTACCCCTACGGACGTACGGTCGACGACAGCCTCGTCGACGACGCTATCGAGCGATACGACCTCGTGCCGACGGGCGGCAGCGACGCTCACGGCGAGACGCTGGGTGACACCGGTCTGGACGCCGCCGCCTGGGGCAGGGTCGAAACAGCGCTCAGCGTCTGA
- a CDS encoding DUF6757 family protein, producing MQCHYCDREADIAVESDGIKVGVCKTHFREQMAELEDADWLEDLDEELDIDRRE from the coding sequence ATGCAGTGTCACTACTGCGACCGTGAAGCCGACATCGCCGTCGAGAGCGACGGCATCAAGGTCGGTGTCTGCAAGACGCATTTCCGTGAACAGATGGCGGAACTGGAAGACGCCGACTGGCTCGAAGACCTCGACGAAGAACTCGACATCGACCGACGCGAGTGA
- a CDS encoding cupin domain-containing protein yields the protein MEKVSLDAVESRMGPASVKRALAGPLGTDAIALNYYELAPGESFGFGYHRHPDQEEVFLVQSGTATFETEDGDVRVGAGEAIRFAPGEWQRGHNEGDERVVALALGAPQEMGDTDMLRHCEECGGRTHNYVEMTDDRDALVTRCEECDAETGRFT from the coding sequence ATGGAGAAAGTCAGTCTCGACGCCGTCGAGTCGCGAATGGGGCCGGCGTCGGTCAAGCGGGCGCTCGCCGGGCCGCTCGGCACCGACGCCATCGCGCTGAACTACTACGAACTGGCACCGGGCGAGTCCTTCGGCTTCGGCTACCACCGCCACCCTGACCAGGAGGAGGTGTTTCTCGTCCAGTCGGGCACAGCGACGTTCGAGACGGAGGACGGCGACGTGCGCGTCGGAGCCGGTGAGGCCATCCGCTTTGCCCCCGGTGAGTGGCAACGCGGCCACAACGAGGGCGACGAGCGCGTCGTTGCGCTTGCGCTCGGCGCGCCACAGGAGATGGGCGACACGGACATGCTTCGGCACTGCGAGGAGTGTGGCGGTCGCACGCACAACTACGTCGAGATGACGGACGACCGGGACGCGCTGGTGACACGCTGTGAGGAATGTGACGCCGAGACCGGCCGGTTCACCTGA
- a CDS encoding type 1 glutamine amidotransferase encodes MRPRIALLNAAHDGDDNRRNFRRELDADLVEYDVTERELPDTFAFDGCLVTGSRASVYWDEPWIRDLESWVTDAVDRDIAFLGVCFGHQLLAHALGGTVEAMDEYEIGYRTVEHDGENELLAGVDESFTVFTTHSDRVAEVPPGSTTFAENDYGVHGFRKENVFSVQFHPEYDPETAETVTKGKDEQLSDERIEAVLDGVTEENYRAACEAKRLFDNFTEFAARQTGDATGTAAASDD; translated from the coding sequence ATGAGGCCACGGATCGCCCTACTGAACGCGGCCCACGACGGCGATGACAACCGCCGGAACTTCCGGCGGGAACTCGACGCCGACCTCGTGGAATACGACGTGACCGAACGCGAACTGCCCGACACCTTCGCGTTCGACGGCTGTCTGGTCACGGGCAGCCGCGCGTCCGTCTACTGGGACGAGCCCTGGATACGGGACCTCGAATCCTGGGTGACCGACGCGGTCGACCGCGACATCGCGTTCCTGGGCGTCTGTTTCGGCCACCAACTGCTGGCGCACGCGCTCGGCGGGACCGTCGAGGCGATGGACGAGTACGAGATCGGCTACCGAACCGTCGAACACGACGGCGAGAACGAACTGCTCGCCGGCGTCGACGAGTCGTTTACCGTCTTCACGACGCATTCGGACCGTGTCGCCGAGGTGCCGCCGGGTTCGACCACGTTCGCCGAGAACGACTACGGCGTCCACGGGTTCCGGAAAGAGAACGTCTTCTCGGTGCAGTTCCACCCCGAGTACGACCCCGAGACGGCCGAGACGGTGACGAAAGGCAAGGACGAGCAACTCTCCGACGAGCGCATCGAGGCGGTGCTGGACGGCGTCACGGAGGAGAACTACCGCGCCGCCTGCGAGGCCAAGCGACTGTTCGACAACTTCACCGAGTTCGCCGCGCGTCAGACTGGTGACGCGACCGGCACCGCCGCTGCTTCCGATGACTAA
- a CDS encoding aldo/keto reductase: MVGVGTWDIDGDTVQESVRAGLDAGYAHVDTAEGYRNEAEIGEALADYDREDVFLTSKVLPKHLDYESVIEACEASLDRLGTDYLDLYLVHWPNPATSIRETMNAMATLHDQGKIRNVGVSNFSAYQLGAAQHVADVPIAVNQIEYHPWNTQDQVVEFCRDTDTVVEAAAPLGRTEVFADDVIQELAGEYDKSPAQIILKWAVENDVVVLPKSSSPEHVRQNLALFDWELDAADRERIDAIEREQAVYDTGVNDWDNDTYGISQ; this comes from the coding sequence ATGGTCGGCGTCGGGACGTGGGACATCGACGGCGACACCGTACAGGAGTCCGTTCGAGCGGGGCTCGATGCGGGCTACGCCCACGTCGACACCGCCGAAGGCTACCGGAACGAGGCCGAAATCGGCGAGGCCCTGGCCGACTACGACCGCGAGGACGTGTTCCTCACGTCGAAGGTGCTGCCCAAGCACCTCGATTACGAGTCCGTCATCGAGGCCTGCGAGGCGTCGCTCGACCGCCTCGGGACTGACTACCTCGACCTGTATCTCGTCCACTGGCCAAACCCCGCGACTTCCATCCGCGAGACGATGAACGCGATGGCGACGCTCCACGACCAGGGGAAGATCCGCAACGTCGGCGTCTCGAACTTCAGCGCGTACCAGCTCGGGGCCGCTCAGCACGTCGCCGACGTGCCCATCGCCGTCAACCAGATCGAGTACCACCCCTGGAACACCCAGGACCAAGTCGTCGAGTTCTGCCGCGACACTGACACCGTCGTCGAGGCGGCCGCGCCGCTGGGTCGGACCGAGGTGTTCGCCGACGACGTGATTCAGGAGTTAGCCGGGGAATACGACAAGTCGCCGGCCCAGATTATCCTGAAGTGGGCGGTCGAGAACGACGTGGTGGTGCTACCGAAGTCTTCCTCTCCCGAGCACGTCCGCCAGAACCTCGCGTTGTTCGACTGGGAACTCGACGCCGCCGACCGCGAGCGAATCGATGCCATCGAACGCGAGCAGGCGGTCTACGACACCGGCGTCAACGACTGGGACAACGATACTTACGGCATTTCACAGTAG
- a CDS encoding Gfo/Idh/MocA family protein — translation MRFGIISTAKIARKDVIPGIQKSDHTVAAISSRTRDRASEVAGALDIDSAFGDYETMFAEADIDAVYNPLPNALHAEWSQRAADHGLDVLCEKPLTVDTAGAVDLFDYCAEQGVTLMEAFMYQFHPRTRRAREIVKNELGEVHTVDASFKFSLGDASNIRLDPELAGGSLMDVGCYAVSAARGFLGEPDRAFAHARDSRDSGVDTNLSGILSYDDGGVASVSCGFDGPRREYYRVETDDGWLEAPNCFGPEHDESVSLTYSVDGREVTETFDPVDHYQLQVEAFADAVENGEAPPIDRAETLGNMRAMDALARSADTGQPVDIASPE, via the coding sequence ATGCGCTTTGGCATTATTTCGACGGCGAAAATCGCACGCAAGGACGTGATTCCGGGCATCCAGAAGTCGGACCACACGGTCGCGGCGATCAGCTCCAGAACCCGGGACCGTGCCAGCGAGGTCGCCGGGGCCCTCGATATAGACAGTGCCTTCGGCGACTACGAGACGATGTTCGCCGAGGCGGATATCGACGCGGTGTACAACCCGCTTCCGAACGCGCTCCACGCCGAGTGGAGCCAGCGGGCCGCCGACCACGGGCTCGACGTGCTCTGTGAGAAGCCACTGACCGTCGACACTGCCGGGGCAGTGGACCTCTTCGACTACTGTGCCGAACAGGGCGTCACGCTGATGGAGGCGTTCATGTATCAGTTCCACCCGCGGACCCGGCGGGCAAGGGAAATCGTCAAAAACGAACTTGGCGAGGTACACACCGTCGACGCGTCGTTCAAGTTCTCGCTCGGCGACGCCAGTAACATCCGGCTGGACCCGGAACTGGCCGGCGGGAGCCTGATGGACGTGGGCTGTTACGCCGTCAGCGCGGCCCGGGGCTTCCTCGGCGAGCCGGACCGGGCGTTTGCCCATGCCCGGGATTCCCGGGACAGCGGTGTGGACACGAACCTCAGTGGCATCCTCTCGTACGACGACGGAGGGGTCGCCTCGGTTTCCTGCGGGTTCGACGGACCGAGACGGGAGTACTACCGGGTCGAGACCGACGACGGCTGGCTCGAAGCGCCGAACTGCTTCGGCCCGGAACACGACGAGTCAGTCTCGCTGACGTACAGCGTCGACGGCCGCGAGGTCACAGAGACGTTCGACCCGGTGGACCACTATCAGTTGCAGGTCGAGGCGTTCGCGGACGCCGTCGAGAACGGCGAAGCGCCGCCGATTGACCGCGCCGAGACGCTGGGGAACATGCGCGCCATGGACGCGCTGGCCCGGAGCGCGGACACCGGCCAGCCGGTCGACATCGCCAGTCCCGAGTGA
- a CDS encoding zinc ribbon domain-containing protein: MMVSEWLYGAIALLVGLHVLTMLYAYRHRGDPAGATGQGDTEGRRGSATDDSTESIDCPHCGARNEQDYQFCRQCVADLTSGSPQRQPTDRSQPY; encoded by the coding sequence ATGATGGTGAGCGAGTGGCTCTACGGCGCTATCGCGCTTCTCGTGGGGCTCCATGTCCTGACCATGCTGTATGCGTACCGGCACCGGGGTGACCCCGCCGGTGCGACCGGGCAGGGCGATACCGAAGGGCGCCGTGGCAGCGCCACCGACGACAGCACTGAATCCATCGACTGTCCCCACTGCGGGGCGAGGAACGAGCAGGACTACCAGTTCTGCCGGCAGTGCGTCGCCGACCTGACGAGCGGGAGCCCGCAGCGTCAGCCGACGGACCGAAGCCAGCCGTACTGA
- a CDS encoding DUF6735 family protein, with protein MGRRTLVAVTRPDGRYDCRIAHWGVDADPIAQSRPLGNDWTASAVLAAIDATHDRLVVLDGSVRTYTVCWLDPTLSDLDDIVLARTADPDAFRTWWVGRKDEACRALDSNGCDPTTVRCALLASLRNHASSVHCPDDASFLRGDR; from the coding sequence ATGGGTCGTCGAACGCTCGTCGCTGTCACCCGTCCCGACGGCCGCTACGACTGCCGCATCGCACACTGGGGCGTCGACGCCGACCCCATCGCCCAGTCCCGGCCGCTGGGGAACGACTGGACGGCGTCGGCTGTTCTCGCTGCCATCGATGCTACCCACGACCGGTTGGTCGTGCTTGACGGGTCGGTCCGGACCTACACCGTTTGCTGGCTCGATCCGACGCTGTCGGACCTCGACGATATCGTTCTGGCCCGCACTGCCGACCCGGATGCGTTCCGGACGTGGTGGGTCGGGCGCAAGGACGAGGCCTGTCGCGCTCTCGATAGCAACGGCTGCGACCCGACAACTGTTCGGTGCGCCCTACTCGCGTCGCTCCGAAACCACGCTTCGTCCGTCCACTGCCCCGACGACGCGTCCTTTTTACGCGGGGACCGCTAA
- the nucS gene encoding endonuclease NucS, protein MTAVETLTYPDPADALDLASRNADRGALVTLVGTCTVEYEGRAASSLGLGDRHVMLKPDGAALVHTDEGQQPVNWQPPGCEHSISVDDGSLVVRSTRSTPEESLEVAFETVAHAAAFDVTDSKDLALTGTEADLKDRILDEPALVESGFTPLATERETPAGAVDIYGEDADGRTTILELKRRRVGPDAVGQLGRYVDALERDLHADTEVRGILVAPSVTDRARQLLAEKGLEFVSLEPP, encoded by the coding sequence GTGACCGCCGTCGAGACGCTGACCTACCCCGACCCCGCTGACGCGCTGGACCTCGCGTCGCGCAACGCCGACCGCGGCGCGCTGGTGACGCTTGTCGGCACCTGTACGGTCGAGTACGAGGGCCGAGCGGCCAGTTCGCTGGGGCTCGGTGACCGCCATGTGATGCTCAAGCCCGACGGGGCCGCGCTGGTCCACACCGACGAGGGCCAACAGCCGGTGAACTGGCAGCCGCCGGGCTGTGAGCACAGCATCAGCGTCGACGACGGCTCGCTGGTCGTCCGCTCCACGCGGTCGACCCCCGAGGAGTCGCTCGAAGTGGCCTTTGAAACGGTCGCCCACGCCGCCGCCTTCGACGTGACCGACTCCAAGGACCTCGCACTCACCGGCACGGAGGCCGATCTGAAAGACCGCATCCTCGACGAGCCGGCGCTGGTGGAGTCGGGCTTTACGCCGCTTGCGACCGAACGCGAGACCCCCGCCGGCGCGGTCGACATCTACGGCGAGGACGCCGACGGCCGGACGACGATACTCGAACTCAAGCGCCGGCGCGTGGGTCCCGACGCCGTCGGCCAACTGGGTCGGTACGTCGATGCCCTGGAGCGCGACCTGCACGCCGACACCGAGGTCCGAGGTATCCTCGTCGCTCCGTCGGTGACCGACCGAGCGCGTCAGTTGCTCGCCGAGAAAGGGCTGGAGTTCGTCTCGCTCGAGCCGCCATAA
- a CDS encoding HalOD1 output domain-containing protein, whose protein sequence is MSGISPTVIEVHGADQSIVTAVVRAVATAERRPVETLPPLADSINPDALTTCIADSNTDGHVAFDYSGYRVVVDTDGTVTVDG, encoded by the coding sequence GTGTCCGGAATATCACCAACCGTTATAGAAGTCCACGGCGCCGACCAGTCCATCGTCACGGCAGTCGTTCGCGCTGTCGCGACCGCGGAGAGACGGCCGGTCGAGACACTCCCTCCACTGGCCGACAGTATCAATCCGGATGCACTGACGACGTGCATCGCTGATTCGAACACCGACGGTCATGTGGCGTTCGACTACAGCGGCTACCGCGTGGTCGTTGACACCGATGGAACGGTTACTGTAGACGGATAA
- a CDS encoding helix-turn-helix domain-containing protein codes for MSQQSGNGRAVTRVEFALSDGSYPFVSVSAAESCSVILEKCLPQTDDTYAEFFSVEGARPGRLVERIEDENGGTARVIECTSDGGLVEINVRDNCPVVSLADAGAVPQTARSVDGQGTIVADVPSQTDTAAVIDSFLTAHSDAELAAKKQRESIVPLFGFQNYASHTEPLTDRQQEVLATAHEAGYYNWPRGATAADLAELLDISEPTLHKHLRAAEQKLVATMFACPHDERATASDS; via the coding sequence ATGTCCCAACAGTCTGGTAACGGCCGGGCGGTCACCCGCGTGGAGTTTGCCCTCTCTGATGGGTCGTATCCCTTCGTCTCGGTGTCTGCAGCCGAATCGTGTTCCGTGATTCTCGAAAAATGTCTCCCCCAGACAGACGACACGTACGCCGAGTTTTTTTCGGTCGAGGGTGCTCGCCCCGGCCGGCTTGTCGAACGCATTGAGGACGAAAACGGCGGTACGGCGCGGGTGATTGAGTGCACCAGCGACGGTGGGCTCGTCGAAATCAACGTGCGGGACAACTGTCCCGTTGTCTCGCTTGCGGACGCCGGGGCAGTACCACAGACCGCCCGGAGCGTCGATGGACAGGGGACTATCGTAGCCGATGTCCCGAGCCAAACCGATACGGCCGCGGTTATCGATTCGTTCCTGACGGCCCACTCGGATGCCGAACTCGCGGCGAAGAAACAGCGCGAGTCCATCGTGCCGCTGTTCGGGTTCCAGAACTACGCGTCCCACACCGAGCCACTGACCGACCGACAGCAGGAGGTTCTCGCGACGGCCCACGAAGCGGGGTACTACAACTGGCCCCGCGGGGCGACGGCCGCGGACTTAGCTGAACTCCTCGACATCTCGGAGCCAACGCTGCACAAGCACTTGCGGGCCGCCGAACAGAAACTCGTCGCGACGATGTTCGCCTGCCCGCACGACGAACGGGCCACTGCCAGCGATAGCTGA